From the genome of Solanum lycopersicum chromosome 12, SLM_r2.1:
ttgtacaaagattttgtggtgagtcatagggcgtcgcttgaggacaaacaacgaatttaagttgagggtgttgatgtaccgtggtttcacggtactttcaatgtttttttcttaagtttgatgtgtgtctaaagcctttttgtattagttttaacGTACTTTTATCTTTGTTTGTAGAAAATTTGTCCAGAATGAAAACGCGGAAGAATTGTGCTGAAACTGCAAAAGTGACTACCTACGAAGCCTTTGACAGTCCTTCgacccctcgatggtccgtagGTGTCCATCTTCGTATTaaggaaaagatgttgaatgaATATCGGACTAAGTGTGGGTCTACGGAGgctctcgacggaccgtcatctcCACGACAGACTGTCCCGCACATCTGTCATCGTCAACAGAAAGTAGCCCCAATACCCTCTTGAAAAGAAGCTAGTGTGGAACGACGGaggaccacgacggtccgtcgtgccctcgACGATCTGTCATCTAGGTCGTCGACTCAGACGCGGTTTTTGggcagattttccttaaatagatttccctctTTTGTTAGGactcttttattataaatacttgtaaaaacctcatttttgagattAGACTCTTGGGTAtttttagaagtttttttaacgagtgcacgcgttagaactcgtcttgttgctacttgccggaccaaagaggtaaataataagaaaagaattattaacatagatttagtatacactatctaataggctagtatcgattggtgcgaagtaacaaCTAAGCCAAACATCggttatgatgcttaatataaggtaaaggtaaggtttagtaaagcatacacGCGTAGCCGAACCAAGATGCGGAGTAAAATTTCCTAGTTGCTGGACCAAGGAATTAAGGATACATAACTtgccactttgcatgcaagatactaggaaaggattgttatagctagaattacctgttatgaacttgtggggaacacttaagccctagttactctcattacttgataaaaatcaaatctttaaacCTGTCacttttttatttagaaatagctAATTAACATTTATAACTTAAAAACCCTTGTTTGTTACTTGTtttcggaaaggacttgactaaatagaagtaataataggttaaatttaagtctaaatcattttcctcgtaggatcgaccccaacctcatagttgggttctttacttgatacgaccgcttatagtttttttcgagaagtaaatttgagtgtatcagGTACGTttggccatatgagatcctacagcgtGTCGGTGAGGTGGCCTACGAGTTGGCGTTGCCTGGGGAGCTAGCTTCtattcatccagtctttcatgtctctatgttaaagaagtgtcTTGGTGATCCAGCATCGATTTTGCCTGTTGAAGGCTTGGGGGttgatgaagacttgtcctatgacGAGGTACCTACTGAGATTTTAGACAGACAAATCAAACGGTTGAGGAACAATGAGATTGCCACactgaaggtattgtggaggaatcatcttgttgagggtgctacgtgggaggccgaggatgatatgagatcccgctaccctcatcttttcagctcttgaggttagactttctactcttaagtctaagttCCTTATCTCCTCTATACTGGTTGTTATTGCTTGACTGTTTATAGTACctatgttatgatatgactgGCGTTGTGCTAGATTATCAGAAGCGTCATTCGgtgacgaatgttcctaaggggggggatattataacaaccctaaaatggatatgctaagtaatgtttaatgtatctagaatgcctacaaTTAGATTGGGTTCACACGGATCGATGCGCGTAGAActagacctctgaacccttgcaaCAGCCAAGCCAACCAACATGGTGaattagttgagctaggaaaggttggttccagccatgtagggcacccgaatatgaagatctacccggatgagtcttaaccgAACTTAAAAAGGgataatcttaagtttggatggtctaggggtaaaatggtctttttccagacTAAAGGTAGAATTGTAATTAgcctaaataaataattaattaatatggcGGAGGGGCAATTTGGGTAGAAAGGGCCGAAATTGACCCTTTGAGcgaaatcttgctccacccaaATTCGACCCTAGgagggagcaatgatttaatttgatttattttatatagtggattaatttaattaattaatactaaattgttgatttaagaaaaaagaaaaaaatcatatttttatttattaattaaaataattaaaataaatcttaatttgactaagtctctCCGTAATCTCCTAATCCTAAGCCAACACACTCACACGTTTCTCACCACTTCTTTCTATCACTTCACGATCTACCATCAACCAAAAGAACAGGAGCAGAACATAAATGCAAAAGTTCATTAAGAACTTGAAAGCTAAAAACTCAAAGGCAAAACAAgcttaaaaatgaaaagtaaaaatcaATTTCTCGACGGATTTTGCTTGTGGTTTCGGTGGTGAGACGTTGGCTTAGTGGGGAAATAGGCAGCACATTGAATCACTTTTGAACAACttcaggtatgggttttcttctctcttggtacCTTTCCCACCCTTAAGGTTTAGGTTAATCGTATttgaaaaactaaggttgtcctcgttgcatgcccctgtcattagatcctttCAAAGATTCAAAGCTTGTGTTCGTATGTCTCATGGTAGATAATTTTAGGTCTGCTTgtgattatgtgttgaatgtgtaTTCGGTCATCATGTAAgggatgaaaaatatattgcgaaaaagtatattaagttgactGTTTTGAGCATGTGTGTGCTGAAACATTACTATGTTTGCTGCTTGAAATTTGTATGTTAAAATGTTGTGTTTCGCGtgtataaaaatgtttaaaatgtgatgttcatataagaTTAAGGTGGCTAACTGAATGTCACTCAAAATACTACAAAAATCAACATAAGAATGAgaaaaaatggattggaagagaccAAGCTGGAAATTGGTGGTCTCGGCCAAGAATTGAATAAATAactatgtttaaaaaaaataaaaattgtgaggtcattgggaattgaacccaagacctcacaaaatgtaaactacataaaaatttcatgagaaaatgaaaggaaaaataaatgtggagagtggggattgaacccacaacctcttgaatagatgagagagttaggagaaaaaaataaaggagaaaaataaaatgaggttactggggattgaacccacaacctcttggataggtaagaaagttaagagatatatttttaaaaaaaatgagcttgtgggggattgatcccacaacctccttgcctTAAACGAAAAGGAGAGgaggaaaagaaaggaaaatattatgggagtgatggggatcgaactagggtcctccaaatctgaaaaataaaattataaagtttaCTACAAGATTAAGTTTTactcaagggattcgaaatcagGTTCCCTTACCCAATTTCGTATtaacacataagtcatacgtaaatatatatttaatgaatgctgcctctaaagatcgaaatcaatatcttggcatatttACAAGATGCTtaagtcttgtaccatataatcttgggtaaatgagaatcacttagacaaactatgaaaatgaagccccatggcatgtatgtgtggactcataagtctaacatacatttaaaagtaagtgaacctaagatgttatgtgatgagATAATGAAACCCCAGAGGGGTTGAGTAAGAGTGTGACACACACTAAagggccaagtgcattggcatacgatgaaatgaacattcacgtaaagtggtgagtaattatgaagagtaaATATGCTAAAGTTAAAGAATGTgctgacaatatgataagaggctaatgcgAAAggtgagagaaatctcaaatgagcctaagtaaattttaccaagatgtactcacctatgagagtgtaaagttaatgaagagaccagtctctatgaacactctaatgaaagtattgaagctaatgcatacttaatactaatgatgagatgagaaatcatctaatgagctatgatgccctcatgctagaagacagcttctatgatgtatgagataaatggaatggaactttatactgagcactgataggctagctatgagttgtAATTCCTTCTTCCGAAAGGCAGACGTTCGTGTAATTCTCATAAGATGAGATTGTCCGTCCAGACGGgtatgagtctccttatatctcctagtatttGACCATATATTGTCAATATAGGTTCTAGAAGGGTTCGATTCCCTATATATaatagcatgttttggttcactttggccggtaaTTCCACCTCTTCTCGGTGTGGGGTtaaacactggatttcatgacgCTCAActaatctatgtcggttaaggttcaagttcccaaagaaagaatgaggtcagcctcaagtaatgcacataatgaaatgaacgataccaaaggtgttaggatagaaTAATCAAGAAGTGAGCTAGAGACTTAAGTAAtcacactaggtcattcttggtcattgcatagCGAactcgatgaaagtcttaaactactaACTAGATATGGcgggtgtttacactagcttacgAACGAATGAAAATGaggtacgtatgaatgaatgaagcagactctgtgtttgcttaagaaggctccctagttgaggtcccatatgttgagccctcattttgtgaagtcctaatgtcaagtccatgattccaaggtctcatggcatatggaccaatgatatgaaatatgttatgtgctaatgagcaatatattatgtgttgtgtgcaatatgttacgtatgatgatgcatgttactctcatagcatgactttcctaatccgattttggcaagtccactgacttgactttccatcaTTCATTTGTTAGGAgagagctcttcttaatcatgcatgtctttggtgtgtatttgcatatatacatacttagtacaagtgtgtactaatcgcatacaactctttacttttaggtgcaggtacaGCTGGACGCTAGAACATATGAATCAATGTTGAAGTTATCTGgatgtggagctttcatccgaatttggtaggtcctcatgctttcgaggatgcttactattttattctagCATTAGATGTAGACattagctagtggagtatgttccaatAGTGTTTCTTTCCCAGTTATCTTCAgatattgtattggtgccattttggcaactcTATATATCATACAGATATTGACTatgtctttcatttgattatcttggTATTAGATGGCTGTTGTGAAcgcttatatgaattgaatgtttCTCACTATAAAGTCTAAttaaacaaaaagttcaaattttcagtTAAAAATTAACCTAGGTGAAGTAACGATGACGtgtgtaggcttgtctgcgtcCTCTGAGAGATCAACGACGGcggtctcatctggggtctagaATTCGATCATGACAGTAAAATAGAGAGTAGTTGGAGAGgacaattctctattttactctccaaatatagagaatgAAGAGTAAAATGAAGTAGGGTTAGAGATAATCATATTATGAGGGGGGGAAAGGTAGTAATATGAAAAAATGAGGTGAGAGAGTGTGTGGTTAGGGGTGTAAAACCGAATCATTAAGTCAAACTGACCCGACgaaccaaatcaaaccaaaaaaaaacttgCGATTTGGTTTGACTGTTTTGgcgattgaaaaaaaaatcaactacttttagtttggtttggtattaaaaaatagaatcaaattgaaatatatatatatatatatatatatatatatatatatatatatatatatatatatatatatatatatatatatatatatacatatacatatacatatatatatatataaatatatatacatatacatatacatatatataaatatatatatataaatatatatatatatacatatatatatatatatgtatatatatatagagagagagagaaatattatttacatataatcTACTTTggtgatatatatattatctatagctaaaaaatattatttatagtgtactttgctaatatatttttagttagtttatagttttcaatgtgtgtgtgtgtatatatatatatataattttatttcatttataactaagaaatattatttataatctactttgttaatatattttaagttagtttatagtttacaatatttatcgattttatttcaaatttggacTTGTAAAaattgtacatattttattttgtgttaagatcgaaagttataattatattgttatagtttttcaaattcgaagttaacaatttactttataagtttgttttgtttttagtttGCATCTAACATTTAATCTTATTAGTTTAGCGTAATGAACGgtgatatttcaaaaaaaatattttatactcaTGTGAATTTGATAGTATATTCAAAAATTTCTATTcactttaacatattttaaatttagtttatCACACAGATAAGTGAAAGAATATTTATTGCTTTTTCAAATACGATATACttgtaaaaaaatcaaaaaaagcTAAAAATCGAAAAAAGCCGAAAGAACCGACTAATAccgtaaccaaaaaaaaaaccaacttcatatggtttaatttaatttttaaatttgataaaccGACATAATTAActtagatttttaaataaaaaatcaaatcaacccGACCTATGTACACCCCCATGTTGTTAAAGTGGAACTCACAAATCCAAGTATCAAAATTGAGTGGATCCTCACCTAACTATTGTAGGTTGGGCCTCAaccatatttaaaattttcataaactaGGCACTCTGCCTTGTGAATATatttaaagagagaaaaaaaaacaatttatccAAACTAGTTGGACCGTAAGTTTCAAAAATTGAAAGCCTTGAAAAAAATTAGGGATCCTTTTCAAAAGATAGAACAAAAATATTCCTCTTTTTTGTTaaggatttaaaaaaaaatgagagatatttaattgggacaataaaagtaatatttatCTTCTTTGCTTGGAATTTGGGGTTTCCAAAAGAAGCGAATATTTTCTCCTTTACATAATATAAATCAGAAATCGATAATTGAAATTTGATTGTGTACAAAATCCAACTCATACAATTTACATACAAATTGGTCACAAAAGGATATCCCCAATCGATCACTCCAAATAAACACAATTTGcaaaactcaatttttaaatGTAAAGCTTCAaagtatttacataaatttcatgttTAACAATTCATGTGATCTTGTCTAAAATTTGCCACAAATAAGAAGTCAGTTCTCTTCTTTTAATTTCACTGTCGAAAATCCATGCGATCCAGAATAGAAATACGCTCAAAAATCAGAGCAGAAATTTGGTTTAAATTGCATAATGAAGTCTCATATTCACAAATTGCATTTTTATATTAGAGGATAGTGCtagagaaaatgagaaaaattagaGTCTTAAATGAAAAGGATTTGAAGTCTAATAGCAAAaagtttgataaatatattgtcATATTACTAGATGAAAACCTGCCCAGTAGTGTGCTGAAGTTTGTTGAATGAATATGGTAGGCAACAAGTGAATCCAAAACAAAAAGGATGACTCCTACGTTTGGCTACTGAGGTGTTAGATGGATTTACCCAATAGGCCAATACTATAACAAAAACATACCCAATGAAATCCCACAAAGTGAGGTCTACGGAATACGTAGATCTTAGCACTACCTCGTGGAAGTAGAGTGTTTGTTTCCGGAAAAACCAAGCTCAAGTGTATCAAACCCAAGATACCCAATTCTATACCAAAATTTTAGTACTATGTACCACATACTTTGTGTACATTTATATTCTCTAGTCCCAGAATAAACCTTGTTCCACaccaaacaaaatatttataatatactaATGATGAAATTCCTAACAGAAAACACCAGCAATAACCTCAACTTTGGACCAAAAACAAGTTTGACTCAGTCAATTATAGACACGCCAGGCTTTCTAATTTTTATCAATCAGGTAAACAAGCACTGAATCTCAGGGATTTATGTATAATTATGAAGTAATGATGCATTGAATGCAACATATGCCACAATACACACTTCAGGGTACTAAAAGGGCAAAACTTGACATACTGAGAAAGACAATTCTGAAAAGGCAAAACATCCACAATTTAATTCAACAATACCCTAAATCTATTTAGGTCCAAACAGAAACAATAAGTTTGAGCTAACTCATGTATTCATAAAATTGAATGAACTCATCTCTCTCTTAACAAGCAACAGCAATTCTTCCGGCAACTTGGTCAAGATCCCGCTGACCACTGGATGTGATCCTCCTTCCGCTAGATAAAGAGAGAATTTTAAATTAGACAGACAAATAACTAGATATTCATCGATTTCATTCTTAATGCAGCTAATAAAGTTGAGTTGTGAGCATTCGCTAGCAATAAGGATGTCTCTCCATTCAGAACAAGGTGAAATACTTCATCTAGATTCATTTAAGCCATGTTATTTTCAATTGAAAAGTCAGCAACCTCTTATCGTTTCCCTGTTTAATCAATCACTCACAAATATCAAAGTCTTACTATAAAGGGAGCAGTCACTCTTTTTGCAATTGTCTTTGACCTCTTTCCTAAATAAAGAGagttttattaattgatttaagCACAATTATTATCACTGAAATCACTCTTTTTCTAAGCAAGACTAGCCAGACTCCTCgtgattttcttaaattttgctGGCTCCATACAATGATTAACGCATCCGCATATATTCATATCACATGACAAACAACCTCAGAAAAAGCAGGAGAAAACCCCATCAGTTATGTAAACAAACAGGTTTCTGACTGATCAATGGATTTCATTCATACAACCACTACAGAATAAGGAGACACATCAAATTCAGCATTAATTAGAGAGCAAAAGGTTACTACTTACCCCTTAGGCTCAAAGTCAATGATGTTCATGTTCTGCAACTGTTGAAGAATGTGGCGTGCAACTGAACCACTGCTCTTGCAAAAGTGACGTGGACGGCTTCCATTCCTCTGGTTTCCACCATAGATTCTTCGGAAACCACCAACACCAATACCTCCTCTCAAATAGATCTTCCTTGCCATGGAAGCTGCcatacatcaaaaaaaaaaaaaaaagttagaaacaATGGATAAGTTCCTTCATCTGATAATGGAGATGAGACATACCAGCTCTGATGTAGTACCAATCAGCATCATATGGGGCAAGCTCCTTTAGCTTACCAGTCTTAACTATATCAGTCCATTCAGGAAGCTCCATCTGCAAAAATCAAAGGTACAATAAGCATGAATAGACAAGCCCAAACATGCATTAAATTGCAGTGGCTGGAATTAACAAGAAAACAAAGTACTTTATGGTAGATAATAAGGCAGATCTGAGCAAATAACTTCCAGTAGGGAAATTAACAGGGTAAAAGGGGGCAAAGGTCCATTGAATccaacaagaagaagaacaaatatCATTTCTATATTTTAGCAGGAAGCGTGTAtacaaaattgaaatttgaaaatctttCAATCCAGCAAATAGCTACAAATTCTGCGTTGTTTCTATTGCTATATTCAATGATGTAAGAGGTAAATCAGTTGAGAAAATCGAAGCAAATATGAATGTAAAACGAAATTCAATTCGTATAGACCTTTCCGGAGCGCTTGAGATGAGCGGCATAAGCCTTGACAAAATCATGGGGGGAAACATCTTTCACACTTCTTGCTGCCTCCATCTTCGCTGCAGATCTTTCTCCACTCTCCAGCAAGGGTTCCTAAGAGAATTACTCAGAATGGATGCTAGGGTTTATAGTGTTGTAGCGGGCCTACCTTCATAATAAGCCCAAACTATTTGGGCTTCCATTTCAACAAAAGTCCAATCTCTCAACACCACTTTTACATGGATGGctaaattaaggaaaatacaTTGTTATCGtaagaaaaattatttggattgatataataatatcataataataacataaattttgttatctttttattcatttcatatcgtttgaataaaaaattatattagtaatTTACTAATTCCAACACTTCATAAGAAATATTTGATAGCATAAGATTAGATGATAtgttaatacatttttttatataatttatttaaaatcaagaGATTTtacaaaacattttttttcgTATTAAAATTGTGCTACAATATGATAGAAAATTGatttaaggtaaaaaaaaatcttaataaatacaatccatatatataaagtgaaagaaaaaaatgttttttttaaagaagtaaCAGGTTATAGAGGCAAAACTGACATATAAGAGATTCTCAGTTTttacaatatttaattttaaataaattaaaaagtgaaaatagttgaggtaattttaaaaaatagatttttcttttggatatttGTAAATAATCCAAAtggatgattattatttttaatgttttaaatattttatcttatttttatttttattatatttgtcattgtttttattaactaacaattaaaaagataacaaaattttatatatcttttgaattgatattatttcaaattatgtGTGAACTATCTTAGACAAATTTGATGTAGATATTGTTGTTAtaactataaattatttaaattattttatttttataattagtattttaattgttagttttttattttttttaaaaaatgctcAAATTTCACAGTTAATAGGATTTCATAATTCATGGCTAGTTGGTCAAAGTCTTTATGTCGTACTTTATATTAactgaaaataattttcaaaattacctCCTAACCAAATTTGTTGAAAGTGTGGTTGTAACTACTTGGAACAACTCTTCGTTTTAATAAACACAATCTTACTTCCAATTCTAATAAGTACTCTTCTCTATCTCTATCTCTATATCACGATGTGGAAGATCAATCGTCTCCCCATCCAAGCTTTTCCCAAGTGGAAACGGCTCCGGAGCAAGCAATTGTCTGCTTCGATTCGAACGAAAGAACCccctaataaaaaaaaaggacatgTGTCTTCAACGTGGCTCCGAACTCCTGCTTGGCCCATAGTTTTCTAGCTGGCAATAAATACCCATAGTAACCCTTATTAATTAGCTATTACCAATAGTTTCTTGAATGACACTCAACTTCACTCTACTAGTAATAATACACAGCTTGtgtttgaaatttttcaaaTGTCGTTGAACAACGGCCAAGTGGACAAGAGTATGGAAGAAGTCAATCTTTCTCCAAATCTTTCTCCTTGTAGCTCCCTTACTAACCTAGCc
Proteins encoded in this window:
- the LOC138340436 gene encoding uncharacterized protein; this encodes MEKNLSRMKTRKNCAETAKVTTYEAFDSPSTPRWYVWPYEILQRVGEVAYELALPGELASIHPVFHVSMLKKCLGDPASILPVEGLGVDEDLSYDEVPTEILDRQIKRLRNNEIATLKVLWRNHLVEGATWEAEDDMRSRYPHLFSS
- the LOC101268656 gene encoding small ribosomal subunit protein eS19x, whose translation is MEAARSVKDVSPHDFVKAYAAHLKRSGKMELPEWTDIVKTGKLKELAPYDADWYYIRAASMARKIYLRGGIGVGGFRRIYGGNQRNGSRPRHFCKSSGSVARHILQQLQNMNIIDFEPKGGRRITSSGQRDLDQVAGRIAVAC